A window of Natrinema versiforme contains these coding sequences:
- a CDS encoding pyruvoyl-dependent arginine decarboxylase — protein MSTIRVVWGSASAPTAMASYDAALADAGVENYNLVSVSSVIPAATHVEAVGTAPDLGPAGERLTVVEARATAAEPGRVSAALAWAQSVDDGPGLFYETAGEMDREDVERRVREGLAAGQDLRDWEFADPRVAVESRQAESGAHTTAVVLAVYGDSEPILSD, from the coding sequence ATGAGCACGATTCGAGTCGTCTGGGGCTCTGCATCGGCACCCACCGCGATGGCCTCCTACGACGCCGCGCTCGCGGACGCCGGCGTCGAGAACTACAACCTCGTCTCGGTTTCCTCCGTGATTCCGGCGGCGACGCACGTCGAGGCAGTCGGCACCGCACCCGATCTCGGCCCCGCCGGCGAGCGCCTGACCGTCGTCGAGGCTCGAGCCACCGCCGCCGAGCCGGGTCGCGTGAGCGCGGCACTCGCGTGGGCCCAGTCCGTCGACGACGGGCCGGGACTGTTCTACGAGACCGCGGGTGAGATGGATCGCGAGGACGTCGAACGGCGGGTTCGCGAGGGACTGGCCGCGGGACAGGACCTCCGCGACTGGGAGTTTGCCGACCCGCGGGTCGCCGTCGAGAGCCGGCAAGCCGAGTCGGGAGCGCATACCACGGCCGTCGTTCTCGCGGTCTACGGCGACAGCGAGCCGATTCTCTCGGATTGA
- a CDS encoding DUF5811 family protein, whose amino-acid sequence MNGNTPYAGLPGETGAGQRAAADVPDLSSAQKRLLHRDVSRIAARTREFLPNEYVVDADVSSGMTGPEVTVAVRPPVGHAVSAGFTPDLEEAAAAEEVITADERDEVARGLAASAALQVKQAISNNVRPTGK is encoded by the coding sequence ATGAACGGAAATACGCCGTACGCAGGGCTACCGGGCGAGACTGGGGCTGGGCAGCGTGCAGCGGCGGACGTTCCTGACCTCTCGAGCGCGCAGAAACGACTGCTCCATCGCGATGTCTCGCGGATCGCCGCCCGAACCCGCGAATTCCTCCCGAACGAGTACGTGGTCGACGCCGACGTCTCGAGCGGCATGACCGGCCCGGAGGTCACCGTCGCCGTCCGACCGCCGGTGGGCCACGCCGTCAGCGCCGGTTTCACGCCCGACCTCGAGGAGGCGGCCGCCGCCGAAGAGGTTATCACCGCCGACGAACGCGACGAAGTCGCCCGCGGACTGGCCGCGAGCGCCGCCCTGCAGGTGAAACAGGCCATCAGCAACAACGTGCGGCCGACCGGAAAGTAA
- a CDS encoding DUF6276 family protein → MTCSACGSATISFAVPAKHRSDAPSGAAIASFCPHCLTLESAPTEDEVTTDKPDFTRVSDRFPTQPERAIPLALAIGLCSSLATNRAAIESLLEAVERAGADPLLVFDRLSADPSIEPAIDLERRRHQLEQLRD, encoded by the coding sequence ATGACCTGTTCTGCGTGCGGTTCAGCCACGATTTCGTTTGCCGTCCCGGCGAAACACCGCTCGGACGCACCGTCGGGAGCCGCCATTGCGTCGTTCTGCCCGCACTGTCTGACCCTCGAGTCGGCTCCAACGGAAGACGAAGTCACGACCGATAAGCCGGATTTTACACGCGTCAGCGATCGATTCCCGACACAACCGGAACGTGCGATTCCGCTCGCGCTCGCGATCGGCCTGTGCTCGTCGCTGGCGACGAACCGGGCAGCGATCGAATCGCTGCTCGAGGCGGTCGAACGAGCCGGTGCCGATCCGTTACTGGTATTCGATCGACTCAGTGCCGATCCGTCGATCGAGCCGGCGATCGACCTCGAGCGCCGGCGACACCAACTCGAGCAACTGCGCGACTGA
- a CDS encoding V-type ATP synthase subunit D → MANDVKPTRKNLMAIEDRIELSERGHGTLEKKRDGLIMEFMDILDKAQDVRGELADDYEDAQKKINMARAMEGDVAVRGAASALQEHPEITTESKNIMGVVVPQIESSKVTKSLDQRGYGIMGTTARIDEAAEAYEDLLESIILAAEVETAMKKMLREIETTKRRVNALEFKLLPDLYDNQEYIEQKLEEQEREETFRLKKIKEKKEAEEKAEREAEAAAEAEDAEATQDELEDIQPDTAAQSPAANQ, encoded by the coding sequence ATGGCCAACGACGTCAAGCCCACCCGCAAGAACTTGATGGCGATCGAGGATCGCATCGAGCTTTCCGAGCGGGGACACGGCACGCTCGAGAAGAAACGCGACGGGCTGATCATGGAGTTCATGGACATTCTGGACAAGGCCCAGGACGTCCGCGGCGAGCTCGCCGACGACTACGAGGACGCCCAGAAGAAGATCAACATGGCCCGGGCGATGGAAGGCGACGTTGCGGTCCGCGGTGCCGCATCGGCACTGCAGGAACACCCCGAGATCACCACTGAGTCGAAGAACATCATGGGCGTCGTCGTCCCGCAGATCGAATCCTCCAAGGTCACCAAGAGCCTCGACCAGCGCGGCTACGGGATCATGGGTACCACCGCCCGCATCGACGAGGCCGCCGAGGCCTACGAGGACCTGCTCGAGAGCATCATCCTCGCTGCCGAGGTCGAGACGGCGATGAAGAAGATGCTCCGCGAGATCGAGACCACCAAACGCCGTGTCAACGCCCTCGAGTTCAAGCTCCTCCCGGACCTGTACGACAATCAGGAGTACATCGAGCAGAAACTCGAAGAACAGGAGCGCGAGGAGACGTTCCGCCTGAAGAAGATCAAGGAGAAGAAAGAAGCCGAAGAGAAGGCCGAACGCGAAGCCGAAGCGGCCGCCGAGGCCGAGGACGCCGAAGCGACACAAGACGAACTCGAAGATATACAGCCGGACACCGCCGCACAGTCCCCCGCGGCCAATCAGTAA
- a CDS encoding zinc ribbon domain-containing protein has protein sequence MKDDDRGCPKCDHTETEIDEISTTGGGLSKMFDIQNRSFMVVSCTNCGYSELYKGQSSGNMVDLFLG, from the coding sequence ATGAAAGACGACGATCGCGGCTGTCCGAAGTGCGACCACACGGAGACGGAGATCGACGAAATTTCGACCACCGGAGGCGGTCTGTCGAAAATGTTCGACATCCAGAACCGGAGTTTCATGGTCGTCAGCTGTACGAACTGCGGCTACTCGGAACTCTACAAGGGCCAGTCGTCGGGCAACATGGTCGATCTGTTCCTCGGATAG
- a CDS encoding long-chain-fatty-acid--CoA ligase — MHKPLLVPEFLDRARTHYGDDEAVVATTGERFTYDELGERADRFSAALQDRGIEKGDRVAVLDPNTHYHLEAAYGIMQIGAVHTPLNYRLTSDDFEYILSDAGVDAIFADYDFAEKIEEIRDEVPTETFITNDADAVEGGEAGEAGRSSSDSSDVEWEDFDAVLEEAGTAFERPEMSEDEIITINYTSGTTGDPKGVCRTHRCETIHAYLLVGHQEITDDDTYLWTLPMFHANGWGHIFAVTGIGATHVCTRGVDAADIFEAVRSEDVSYMCGAPTVLNMLVSYYDEHDPETTGERDVRLATAGSAPPEATIRTVEDEFGWYLKHVYGATETGPLITTSDARRHFENDSDDRFRIKKRQGLAYLGTEIRVVDEDGTDVPRDDETLGEVVVRGNQIMEKYWEKHEATETAFNDRVEGYYHTGDLATIDENGMIAIQDRKKDIIISGGENISSIELEDALFDHPEIADVAVIPAPSDEWGETPKAYVVPASGDPDDPGVTESDLEAFTRENLAGYKTVRRVEFVEELPTTATGKVQKYELRQEEWEDEERMVGQG; from the coding sequence ATGCACAAACCATTGCTCGTCCCTGAGTTCCTCGACCGGGCGCGGACGCACTACGGCGACGACGAGGCGGTCGTCGCCACCACGGGGGAACGGTTTACCTACGACGAACTCGGCGAGCGGGCCGATCGGTTCTCGGCGGCGCTGCAGGACCGGGGCATCGAGAAGGGCGACCGCGTTGCGGTGCTGGACCCGAACACCCACTACCACCTCGAGGCGGCCTACGGGATCATGCAGATCGGGGCGGTTCACACGCCGCTGAACTACCGGCTCACGTCCGACGACTTCGAGTACATCCTCTCGGATGCGGGCGTGGATGCGATCTTCGCGGATTACGACTTCGCCGAGAAGATCGAGGAAATCCGCGACGAGGTGCCGACGGAGACGTTCATCACGAACGACGCCGACGCCGTCGAGGGTGGTGAGGCCGGCGAAGCCGGGCGATCCTCGTCGGACTCGTCCGACGTAGAGTGGGAAGACTTCGACGCTGTGCTCGAGGAGGCGGGCACCGCGTTCGAGCGGCCGGAGATGAGCGAGGACGAGATCATCACAATCAACTACACCTCGGGGACGACAGGGGATCCGAAGGGTGTCTGTCGTACTCATCGCTGCGAGACGATCCACGCCTACCTGCTGGTCGGCCATCAAGAGATCACCGACGACGATACCTACCTGTGGACGCTGCCGATGTTCCACGCCAACGGCTGGGGCCACATCTTCGCGGTGACCGGAATCGGGGCGACCCACGTCTGTACGCGCGGGGTCGACGCCGCGGATATCTTCGAGGCCGTGCGATCCGAAGACGTCTCCTACATGTGCGGTGCGCCGACGGTGCTGAACATGCTGGTCAGCTACTACGACGAACACGACCCCGAGACGACCGGCGAGCGGGACGTTCGGCTCGCGACCGCCGGCAGCGCGCCGCCCGAGGCGACGATCCGAACCGTCGAGGACGAGTTCGGCTGGTACCTGAAACACGTCTACGGGGCGACCGAGACGGGGCCGCTGATCACGACCTCCGACGCGCGGCGGCATTTCGAGAACGACAGTGACGACCGGTTCCGGATCAAGAAGCGACAGGGGCTGGCCTACCTCGGAACCGAAATCCGCGTCGTCGACGAGGACGGCACCGACGTGCCGCGGGACGACGAAACGCTCGGCGAGGTCGTCGTCCGCGGCAACCAGATCATGGAGAAGTACTGGGAGAAACACGAGGCGACTGAGACGGCCTTCAACGACCGCGTCGAGGGCTACTACCACACGGGCGATCTCGCGACGATCGACGAGAACGGCATGATCGCCATTCAGGACCGCAAGAAAGACATCATCATCTCCGGCGGCGAGAACATCTCGAGCATCGAACTCGAGGACGCCCTCTTCGACCATCCCGAGATCGCGGACGTGGCGGTGATTCCCGCGCCGAGCGACGAGTGGGGTGAGACACCCAAGGCGTACGTCGTCCCCGCGAGCGGCGACCCCGACGATCCCGGCGTGACCGAGAGCGACCTCGAGGCCTTCACGCGCGAGAACCTCGCGGGCTACAAGACCGTTCGCCGGGTCGAGTTCGTCGAGGAACTGCCGACGACCGCGACGGGCAAGGTCCAGAAGTACGAACTGAGACAGGAGGAATGGGAGGACGAAGAGCGGATGGTCGGACAGGGGTGA
- a CDS encoding ATP synthase subunit B, which produces MKEYQTITEISGPLVFAEVDEPVGYDEIVEIETEDGRTLRGQVLESSEGIVSIQVFEGTGGIDRNASVRFLGETMKMPVTEDLLGRVLDGSGNPIDGGPEIVPDERHDIVGEAINPYSREYPEEFIQTGVSAIDGMNTLVRGQKLPIFSGSGLPHNELALQIARQATVPEEEAGDEEGSEFAVIFGAMGITAEEANEFMDDFERTGALERSVVFMNLADDPAVERQVTPRLALTTAEYLAFEKDYHVLVILTDMTNYCEALREIGAAREEVPGRRGYPGYMYTDLAQLYERAGRIEGKEGSVTQIPILTMPGDDDTHPIPDLTGYITEGQIMMDRDLNSQGIEPPVNVLPSLSRLMDDGIGEGLTREDHGDVSDQMYAAYAEGEDLRDLVNIVGREALSERDNKFLDFADRFEEEFVQQGYDTNRSIDETLELGWDLLSALPKTELNRIDEELIAEHYREDESEAAEVTAD; this is translated from the coding sequence ATGAAAGAGTACCAGACTATCACGGAAATCAGCGGTCCGCTGGTGTTCGCCGAGGTCGACGAGCCGGTCGGTTACGACGAGATCGTCGAGATCGAGACCGAGGACGGGCGGACGCTGCGCGGCCAGGTGCTGGAATCGAGCGAAGGAATCGTCTCGATCCAGGTGTTCGAGGGAACGGGCGGAATCGACCGCAACGCCTCCGTTCGCTTCCTGGGCGAGACGATGAAGATGCCCGTCACCGAGGATCTGCTCGGGCGGGTGCTCGACGGCTCCGGAAACCCGATCGACGGCGGCCCGGAGATCGTCCCCGACGAACGACACGACATCGTCGGCGAAGCGATCAACCCCTACTCCCGGGAGTACCCAGAGGAGTTCATCCAGACCGGCGTCTCCGCCATCGACGGCATGAACACGCTGGTCCGGGGCCAGAAGCTCCCGATCTTCTCCGGCTCGGGGCTGCCCCATAACGAACTCGCACTGCAGATCGCTCGACAGGCGACGGTGCCCGAAGAGGAAGCGGGCGACGAGGAAGGCTCGGAGTTCGCAGTCATCTTCGGTGCGATGGGGATCACCGCCGAAGAGGCAAACGAGTTCATGGACGACTTCGAGCGCACCGGCGCGCTCGAGCGGTCGGTCGTCTTCATGAACCTCGCGGACGACCCCGCAGTCGAGCGGCAGGTCACGCCGCGACTCGCGCTGACCACGGCCGAGTATCTGGCCTTCGAGAAGGATTACCACGTCCTGGTCATCCTCACCGACATGACCAACTACTGTGAGGCGCTGCGAGAGATCGGTGCCGCACGTGAGGAGGTTCCGGGCCGCCGTGGCTACCCCGGGTACATGTACACGGACCTGGCACAGCTCTACGAGCGTGCCGGTCGTATCGAGGGCAAGGAAGGGTCGGTCACGCAGATCCCGATCCTGACGATGCCCGGCGACGACGACACGCACCCGATTCCGGACCTGACCGGCTACATCACCGAGGGCCAGATCATGATGGATCGGGACCTCAACAGTCAGGGGATCGAGCCGCCGGTCAACGTCCTGCCAAGCCTCTCCCGGCTGATGGACGACGGGATCGGCGAGGGCCTGACCCGCGAGGACCACGGCGACGTCTCCGACCAGATGTACGCCGCCTACGCGGAGGGTGAGGACCTGCGCGACCTCGTGAACATCGTCGGTCGCGAGGCGCTCTCCGAGCGGGACAACAAGTTCCTCGACTTCGCCGACCGCTTCGAGGAAGAGTTCGTCCAGCAGGGGTACGACACCAACCGCTCGATCGACGAGACGCTCGAGCTCGGCTGGGACCTGCTGTCGGCGCTGCCGAAGACGGAACTCAACCGGATCGACGAAGAACTCATCGCGGAGCACTACCGCGAAGACGAGTCCGAAGCGGCAGAAGTGACGGCCGACTAA
- a CDS encoding ATP synthase subunit A, which yields MSQAEDIESVDEDGVIDSVSGPVVTATDLDARMNDVVYVGDEGLMGEVIEIEGNLTTIQVYEETSGVSPGEPVQNTGEPLSVDLGPGMMDSIYDGVQRPLDVLEDKMGTAFLDRGVDAPGIDLEKKWEFEPTVEEGDTVEPGDAVGVVEETVTIDHKVMVPPDYEGGEVTSIEHGEFTVEETVAELDSGEEIQMHQEWPVREARPAGDKETPTEPLVTGQRVQDGLFPLAKGGTAAIPGPFGSGKTVTQQQLAKWSDADIVVYIGCGERGNEMTEVIEDFPELPDPQTGNPLMARTCLIANTSNMPVAARESCIYTGITIAEYYRDMGYDVALMADSTSRWAEAMREISSRLEEMPGEEGYPAYLAAALSEFYERAGKFQLINGGEGSISVVGAVSPPGGDFSEPVTQNTLRIVKTFWALDADLAERRHFPSINWNESYSLYKDQLDPWWESNVADDWSAVRQWAVDVLDEEDELQEIVQLVGKDALPEDQQLTMEVARYIREAWLQQNALHDVDTYCEPEKTYRMLGAIKTFNDEAFEALEAGVPVEEIQDVDAAPRLNRMGTAEEWGEFIDEIESDLEDQLRALY from the coding sequence ATGAGCCAGGCAGAAGACATCGAATCCGTCGACGAAGACGGTGTAATCGACAGCGTGAGTGGTCCCGTCGTGACCGCCACGGACCTCGACGCCCGGATGAACGACGTCGTCTACGTCGGCGACGAAGGACTGATGGGCGAGGTCATCGAGATCGAAGGGAACCTGACCACGATTCAGGTCTACGAGGAAACCTCCGGCGTCAGCCCGGGTGAGCCCGTCCAGAACACGGGCGAGCCCCTGAGCGTCGACCTCGGACCGGGCATGATGGACTCCATCTACGACGGCGTCCAGCGCCCGCTCGACGTCCTCGAGGACAAGATGGGGACGGCGTTCCTCGACCGCGGGGTCGACGCCCCCGGGATCGACCTCGAGAAGAAGTGGGAGTTCGAACCCACCGTCGAGGAGGGCGACACGGTCGAACCCGGCGACGCCGTCGGCGTCGTCGAAGAGACCGTCACCATCGACCACAAGGTCATGGTGCCCCCGGACTACGAGGGCGGCGAAGTCACGTCGATCGAGCACGGCGAGTTCACCGTCGAGGAGACGGTCGCCGAACTGGACAGCGGCGAGGAGATCCAGATGCACCAGGAGTGGCCGGTCCGAGAGGCCCGTCCCGCCGGTGACAAGGAGACGCCGACCGAGCCGCTGGTGACGGGCCAGCGAGTCCAGGACGGCCTCTTCCCGCTCGCGAAGGGCGGGACGGCGGCGATTCCCGGGCCCTTTGGCTCCGGGAAGACCGTCACCCAGCAGCAACTCGCCAAGTGGTCCGACGCGGACATCGTCGTCTACATCGGCTGCGGCGAGCGCGGCAACGAGATGACCGAGGTTATCGAGGACTTCCCGGAACTGCCGGACCCCCAGACCGGGAACCCGCTGATGGCCCGGACCTGCCTCATCGCCAACACATCGAACATGCCCGTCGCGGCCCGCGAGTCCTGTATCTACACGGGAATCACGATCGCGGAGTACTACCGCGATATGGGCTACGACGTCGCGCTGATGGCCGACTCCACCTCCCGGTGGGCCGAGGCCATGCGGGAAATCTCGAGCCGGCTCGAGGAGATGCCCGGCGAAGAGGGCTACCCCGCGTATCTGGCCGCCGCGCTCTCGGAGTTCTACGAGCGCGCCGGCAAGTTCCAGCTGATCAACGGCGGCGAAGGGTCGATTTCGGTCGTCGGCGCGGTGTCGCCGCCGGGCGGCGACTTCTCCGAGCCAGTTACCCAGAACACGCTGCGTATCGTCAAGACGTTCTGGGCGCTGGACGCCGACCTCGCGGAACGTCGGCACTTCCCCTCGATCAACTGGAACGAGTCCTACTCGCTGTACAAGGACCAGCTCGACCCGTGGTGGGAGAGCAACGTCGCCGACGACTGGTCGGCGGTCCGCCAGTGGGCGGTCGACGTGCTCGACGAGGAGGACGAACTCCAAGAGATCGTTCAGCTCGTCGGGAAGGACGCGCTGCCGGAGGACCAGCAGCTCACCATGGAAGTCGCACGCTACATCCGTGAGGCCTGGCTCCAGCAGAACGCGCTCCACGACGTGGACACGTACTGCGAACCCGAGAAGACCTACCGGATGCTCGGTGCGATCAAGACGTTCAACGACGAGGCCTTCGAGGCGCTCGAGGCCGGTGTTCCGGTCGAGGAGATTCAGGACGTCGACGCCGCACCGCGGCTCAACCGGATGGGCACGGCAGAAGAGTGGGGCGAGTTCATCGACGAGATCGAAAGCGACCTCGAAGACCAACTGCGCGCACTGTACTAA
- a CDS encoding V-type ATP synthase subunit F: MSQEIAVVGSPEFTTGFRLAGVRRFENVPDDEKDERLDDAATAALEDEGVGIVVMHDDDLEYLSRSVRQEVETSVEPVVVTIGSGTGGGGLRDQIKRAIGIDLMEEDEDS; this comes from the coding sequence ATGAGCCAGGAAATCGCAGTCGTCGGCAGTCCGGAGTTTACGACCGGCTTCCGTCTCGCGGGAGTGCGACGGTTCGAGAACGTCCCGGACGACGAGAAAGACGAACGCCTCGATGACGCAGCGACGGCGGCCCTCGAAGACGAGGGCGTCGGGATCGTCGTCATGCACGACGATGACCTCGAGTACCTGTCGCGGTCGGTTCGCCAAGAGGTCGAGACGAGCGTCGAGCCGGTCGTCGTCACGATCGGAAGCGGCACCGGTGGTGGCGGACTGCGCGACCAGATCAAACGCGCGATCGGAATCGACCTGATGGAAGAGGACGAAGACAGCTAA
- a CDS encoding V-type ATP synthase subunit C produces MSTGASNPEYVNARVRSRRAAMLSDEDYRKLIRMGPSEIARFMEETEYEREINALGTRFSGVDLIEYALNRNLAKHFDDLLEWSEGQLYDRIVRYLRKFDVWNLKTIVRGIYTDSDPEEISTDLIRAGELDDGTIDRLVEVDSIEDVIEILEGTIFAEQLEDAYEEFEESGALVPLENALDRAFYENLLEDLGRPREGPEAKYVEFLEAEIDFLNARNALRLARSGADLDPAAYYIDGGVLFDESDLNRLVGDYDALVDHIADNKRYGDRLSGALDRLRDADSLIQFEHALDAALLEYADTLSSVYPTSISPVLSFILAKEREVENIRAIARGREVGLDENEIEEELVIL; encoded by the coding sequence ATGAGTACGGGAGCCTCGAATCCGGAGTACGTGAACGCTCGCGTCCGCTCGCGTCGAGCGGCGATGTTGTCCGACGAGGACTACCGCAAGCTGATCCGGATGGGGCCGAGCGAGATCGCGCGGTTCATGGAGGAAACGGAGTACGAACGGGAGATCAACGCGCTCGGAACGCGGTTTTCCGGCGTCGATCTGATCGAGTACGCGCTGAACCGCAACCTCGCAAAGCACTTCGACGACCTCCTCGAGTGGTCCGAAGGGCAGCTCTACGACCGCATCGTTCGGTACCTCCGGAAGTTCGACGTCTGGAACCTGAAGACGATCGTCCGCGGAATCTATACGGATTCCGATCCCGAGGAGATCAGCACCGATCTCATTCGGGCGGGCGAACTCGACGACGGCACGATCGACCGACTGGTCGAGGTCGACTCGATCGAGGACGTCATCGAGATCCTCGAGGGGACGATCTTCGCCGAGCAGCTCGAAGACGCCTACGAGGAGTTCGAAGAGAGCGGCGCGCTCGTTCCCCTCGAGAACGCGCTCGATCGCGCGTTCTACGAGAACCTGCTCGAGGATCTCGGCCGACCCCGAGAGGGGCCGGAAGCGAAGTACGTCGAGTTCCTCGAGGCCGAGATCGACTTCCTGAACGCGCGGAACGCGTTGCGCCTCGCGCGGAGCGGGGCCGATCTCGACCCCGCCGCCTACTACATCGACGGCGGCGTGTTGTTCGACGAGTCGGACCTGAACCGCTTGGTTGGCGATTACGACGCGCTCGTCGACCACATCGCCGACAACAAACGCTACGGCGACCGCCTCTCGGGAGCGCTGGATCGGCTGCGCGATGCTGACAGCCTTATCCAGTTCGAGCACGCACTAGACGCTGCGTTGCTCGAGTACGCGGACACACTCTCGAGTGTCTACCCGACCTCGATATCGCCCGTTCTGTCGTTCATCCTCGCCAAAGAGCGCGAGGTCGAGAACATCCGCGCGATCGCGCGGGGTCGCGAGGTCGGACTCGACGAAAACGAGATCGAAGAGGAGCTGGTGATCCTATGA
- a CDS encoding V-type ATP synthase subunit E, whose product MSLDTVVEDIREEAHARAEDIRAEGETRAEEIESAAQEDADEIVADAEADVDREIEQLREQRLSSAKLEAKQQRLEARRDVLTEVREAVEDELAALEGDTREELTRDLLEAATVEFDEGDDVVVYGRSDDAELIESILADYDGYEYAGDYDCLGGVVVESEASRVRVNNTFDSVLEDVWEDNLQEISNRLFEQ is encoded by the coding sequence ATGAGTTTGGATACAGTCGTTGAGGACATTCGAGAAGAGGCTCACGCGCGTGCGGAGGACATCCGCGCTGAGGGCGAAACGCGCGCCGAAGAGATCGAATCGGCCGCCCAGGAGGACGCAGACGAGATCGTCGCCGACGCCGAAGCCGACGTCGACCGCGAGATCGAGCAGTTGCGCGAACAGCGACTCTCCAGTGCGAAACTGGAGGCGAAACAGCAGCGCCTGGAGGCACGACGTGACGTCCTCACCGAAGTCCGCGAGGCAGTCGAGGACGAGCTCGCCGCCCTCGAGGGAGACACCCGCGAGGAGCTCACCCGCGACCTGCTCGAGGCGGCGACGGTCGAGTTCGACGAGGGCGACGACGTCGTGGTCTACGGTCGGTCCGACGACGCGGAGCTGATCGAGTCGATCCTCGCCGACTACGACGGCTACGAATACGCCGGTGACTACGACTGTCTCGGCGGCGTCGTCGTCGAGAGTGAGGCGTCCCGCGTCCGCGTCAACAACACCTTCGATTCGGTGCTCGAGGACGTCTGGGAAGACAACCTTCAGGAGATCAGTAATCGACTCTTCGAGCAATGA